The following proteins are co-located in the Silene latifolia isolate original U9 population chromosome 1, ASM4854445v1, whole genome shotgun sequence genome:
- the LOC141614511 gene encoding cytochrome c oxidase assembly protein COX11, mitochondrial-like: MSVLSRRMHMLPQVLKNAYVAGHQTRNTLQAGRTVGYDFKGRCGYSSWPSTRQSQLSSWPVTRHSQLSSYTVQRYSPSFESRRYYTTTIIQEKKSRKMLIYLTALVFGMVGASYAAVPLYRRFCQATGYGGTVQRRETVEEKIARHSKDGTVSTREIVVQFNADVADGMQWKFIPTQREVRVKPGESALAFYTAENRSSTPIVGVSTYNVTPMKAAVYFNKIQCFCFEEQRLLPGEQVDMPVFFYIDPEFETDPRMDGINNIILSYTFFKVSEEPNEVDASKQS; encoded by the exons ATGTCCGTGTTATCCAGAAGAATGCATATGTTGCCTCAGGTGTTGAAGAATGCATACGTTGCTGGTCATCAAACCCG GAATACATTACAAGCAGGAAGGACGGTTGGATATGATTTTAAGGGAAGATGTGGTTATAGTTCATGGCCAAGTACCAGGCAAAGTCAATTGTCTTCGTGGCCAGTTACAAGGCATAGTCAATTGTCTTCGTATACTGTTCAAAGATATAGTCCCTCATTTGAATCAAGACGCTACTATACGACCACCATTATCCAGGAGAAGAAATCACGAAAGATGCTTATATACTTGACAGCATTGGTTTTCGGCATGGTGGGAGCTTCATATGCTGCTGTCCCATTGTATAGGAGATTTTGTCAAGCTACTGGTTATGGTGGTACAGTTCAGCGCCGTGAG ACAGTAGAGGAAAAGATCGCTCGGCATTCGAAAGATGGCACTGTCAGCACAAG AGAGATTGTTGTCCAATTTAATGCTGATGTCGCTGATGGAATGCAGTGGAAGTTTATTCCTACCCAAAGAGAG GTACGGGTTAAACCAGGAGAAAGTGCTTTGGCATTTTACACAGCTGAAAATCGAAGTTCAACTCCTATTGTTGGTGTATCCACGTATAATGTTACACCCATGAAG GCGGCCGTTTACTTCAACAAAATACAGTGCTTTTGCTTTGAGGAGCAAAGGCTTCTTCCAGGGGAGCAGGTTGACATGCCT GTCTTCTTTTACATTGATCCTGAGTTCGAGACAGACCCTAGGATGGACGGCATCAACAATATAATCCTATCATATACATTCTTCAAGGTTTCTGAGGAGCCAAATGAAGTCGATGCCTCTAAACAAAGTTGA
- the LOC141614524 gene encoding uncharacterized protein LOC141614524, whose amino-acid sequence MASPSYFLFLMFAVISCLSNSNTNIVAARRLLDAPFPEVPELPKITVPELPKPEIPELPKITVPELPKPELPELPKFEVPVLPKFEVPELPKIPKPEMPKLPNFEAPKLPVSEIPKLDVHELPKPTLPELPKVEVPQLPKPEVPELPKPEIPELPKPEVPELPKPDVHEFPKPVVPELPKPDVHELPKPVVPELPKSEVPELPKPDVPELPKLKVPELPKPDLPKVPELPKPEVPELPKPEIPELPKPVVPEHPTKP is encoded by the coding sequence ATGGCATCGCCTTCTTATTTCCTGTTTCTAATGTTTGCGGTTATTTCCTGCTTATCAAACAGTAACACAAACATAGTGGCAGCTCGTCGCCTTTTAGATGCGCCCTTTCCTGAGGTCCCTGAACTGCCAAAGATTACGGTGCCAGAGCTTCCTAAGCCCGAGATTCCCGAGCTGCCAAAAATTACAGTGCCCGAGCTTCCTAAACCAGAGTTACCTGAACTGCCTAAGTTCGAGGTACCTGTACTACCTAAGTTCGAGGTGCCTGAACTTCCAAAAATCCCAAAGCCTGAGATGCCTAAATTGCCTAACTTTGAGGCACCAAAGCTGCCAGTGTCCGAAATACCTAAGCTTGACGTGCATGAATTGCCCAAGCCAACGTTGCCTGAGCTTCCTAAGGTAGAAGTACCCCAGCTACCTAAGCCTGAGGTTCCTGAATTGCCCAAACCCGAAATTCCTGAGCTTCCCAAGCCAGAAGTGCCCGAGCTCCCTAAACCCGATGTTCATGAGTTTCCCAAGCCAGTAGTGCCTGAGCTCCCTAAACCCGATGTTCATGAGCTTCCCAAGCCAGTAGTCCCAGAGCTACCTAAGTCAGAAGTCCCTGAGCTTCCTAAGCCAGACGTTCCTGAATTGCCCAAGCTCAAAGTGCCTGAGCTCCCTAAACCCGACTTACCCAAGGTCCCTGAACTACCAAAGCCGGAGGTGCCTGAACTCCCTAAGCCTGAGATTCCGGAGTTGCCCAAACCTGTTGTGCCCGAGCACCCTACTAAGCCATGA